CCACTTCTCTTTCTGTTCGTCGGTGCCGAAGTCGTTGATGGCAGCCGATACCAGCGAATTGTTCACGCTCATGATCACGCCGGTCGTCGCGCACGCGGCGCTGATCTCTTCCATGGCCAGCACGTAGCTCACGGCGTCCAGACCGGTTCCGTTCCACTGCTCGGGAATGAACATGCCGAGGAATCCCAGCTCGGCCATGCGCTTTACGTTCTCTTTGGGGAAGTAGTGCTCGCGGTCGACTTTTTCGGCCAGCGGGCGCACTTCCTTTTGCGCGAACTCGCGCGCAGTCTGCTGAATCATGCGTTGGGTTTCAGTGAGTTCAAAGTTCATGGTTCTGATCCTGTGTTACTTGCCCTGGAAATCGGCCTTGCGCTTGGAGAGGAAGGCGTCGATTCCCTCGGCGGTATCGGCAGTGGTGAAACATTTCCCAAACAGCGCGAGCTCGCGATCGAGCCCGGCCTGGAATCCCTCGCGCATGCCGGTGTCGATGGCCTGCTTGGCAAAGCGGATGGCTTCGGGCCCGCGCGAGGCGATGGTTTCGGCGAGCTTGCGCGCCTCGCTCATCAGGTCCTCGGGCGCGATGACCGCGTCGGCCAGACCGATGGCCAGCGCCTCGTCGGCCTTGATGTGATTGCCCGAGAAAACGAGCTGCTTGGCGCGGCCCGGGCCCACGCGGCGGGCAAGGCGCTGCGTGCCGCCCCAACCGGGAATCAGGCCCAGGGTCACTTCGGGAAGGCCGAGTTTGGCCTTGGAGCTTGCCAGCAGGATGTCGCAGGCCAGCGCCACTTCGAGGCCGCCGCCAAGGGCAAAACCGTTGACCGCGGCAATGGTCGGGCGCGGGCAGGCGGCAATGGCGTTCATGGTGGCATGGCCGACCTTGCCCCAGTCGGTGCCTTCGGACTCACCCATGCCCTTCATGTATTCGATGTCGGCGCCGGCGGCGAAGGCTTTCTCGCCCGCGCCAGTAACGATCACCGCGCGAAGCGATTCATCCTTCGACAACTCGCCGAAGGCCTTCTGGATTTCTTCGTGAAGCGGCTTGTTGAGCGCGTTGAGCGCCTGGGGACGGTTCAGGGTCACCAGGGCAATGCCGCCCTCGATCTGCAGCTCGAGATGCTCGTAGGACACGGTGGGTTCTCCTTGAGAAAGCGGCGCGTCGGGGGCGCCTGAGGCCGGGCAGACTAGACGCGCGCGCCCGCGTGGGCAAGGCACTGGGGCCGCGCGCTCTGACGGGTGCGTCAGCGCGTGTTGGCTATTTCTCGACGATTACGCGGCGTCCTTCGCGGCGGATTCTGCCGCGGGCGAAGTCCGCGATGACCCGCGGGTAGAGGGTGTGCTCGATCTTGTGAATGCGCGCTTCGAGGGCGTCGAGGCTCTCGCCCTCTTCAATGGCAAGCGCCTGCTGCGCGATGATGGGCCCGGTATCCATTCCCTCGTCGACGAAATGGACGCTCACACCCGTGACTTTCACGCCGTAGTCCCAGGCATCCTTGATCCCGTGGACGCCGGGGAAGGCCGGCAGCAGGGCAGGGTGGATGTTGATGACTTTGTCTGGGAACGCGCGGAGGAAGACCGGGCTGAGCATGCGCATGTAGCCGGCCAGCGCGATGAGGTCGGGGGCGTAGGCCCGGAGGCGCTCCACCACGGCTGCGTCGAACTCCTCCCGCGCGGCGTAGTCCTTGTGGGAGACGATTTCGGTGGGAATCTTGGCGCCGGCCGCGCGTTCAAGGACGCGCGCGCCGGGCACGTTGCAGAGCAGGCAGACGATCTGCGCGCCGGCCTCCGTGAGGGCGGCCGAGTCGAGCATGGCCTGGAAGTTCGAGCCCGAGCCCGAGGCCAGCACTGCCACGCGCAACTTCACCATGTGATCTCGAATGCCTCGTCCCCGCTCTTGCGTCGGGCTAAGTCGCCGATGATCCAGGCGGGGGTCTTGTGCGCCTTGCACAGGGCAAGGATTTTCGGCGCATCCTTCTCGGCGGCGATGATGGTGAAGCCAACTCCGCAGTTGAAGGTTTTGAGCATCTCGGCGTCCGCGACATTGCCCTGCTCCTGGAGAAACTCAAAGAGCGGGCTGCGCGGCCAGGCGCCGCGCGTTACGCGTGCCTTGAGCGAGCCGGGCAGCACGCGGGGGAGGTTGCCGATCAGGCCGCCGCCGGTGATGTGGGCAAAACCCTTGGCGAGCCCCTTGCGATGAAGCTCCAGCGCGAGTGGGACGTAGATCTTTGTGGGTTCGAGCAGATATTGGCCCAGCGTCTTCTTCGCGCCGGGGCGCAGCGGTTTCTTCAGGGAGAGTCCACGCGTCTCGATGATCTTGCGCACGAGCGAGAAACCATTGGAGTGGACGCCCGAGCTGGCAAGCCCGATGACCACGTCGCCGGCGCGCATGGCCTTTGCGGGCAGCAGTTGCTTGCGCTCGGCGATGCCGACAGAAAAACCGGCAAGGTCGTACTCGCCCGGCGCGTACATGCCTGGCATCTCGGCGGTCTCCCCGCCCACGAGCGCGCAGCCCGAGAGCTTGCAGCCTTTGGCGATTCCCTTGACGACCTGCGTGCCGATAGCGGGTTTGAGCTTTCCAGTCGAAAAGTAGTCGAGGAAGAACAGGGGCTCGGCGCCCTGGACGACGATGTCATTGACGCACATCGCGACGAGATCGATGCCGATCGTGTCATGCTTGTTCATCTCGAAGGCCAGCTTGAGCTTGGTGCCCACGCCGTCGGTTCCCGAGACGAGCACCGGATCGCGGTAGCCCTTGGGAATGGCAAAGAGGGAGCCGAAGCCGCCGAGCGGCGCGAGGACTTCGGGGCGGCGGGTCGCCTTTGCCAGCGGGGCGATCTTTCCGATGAAAGCGTCGCCGGTCTCAATGCTGACGCCTGCATCAGCGTAACTCAGCCGTTTCGCCGGACGTCTGGACGGACTCTTACGGGTGGTCTTTTTTGCTTGGGCCATGCTCTGGTTGCCTCGTTTGTCGGCGTCTCTTACCTACTTGCCCGTTGGCGGGCCGTCAACGAGAAAGGCGAGAGCGCCGCCTCTGCGCCGGATTTTGCCCGGCAATCAAATCGTTTCATGGACGCCGCAACGGGGCAATCTTCGCGGTTGCGGCGCCTGCGCCCGGGGCATACAATGAAGTTTGTTGAGACGCATCCGCCCGGCGTTCGAGCCGAACCCAGAGAAACCGGGCTGGCGCGTGCTCTCACCTGCACCGCAAACGGCCTGCCATTTCGGCGGTTGGCGCAGGTCCCGGGAAGGAGGGTCCCATGATCGAAGAAAGCCTTGAAGAGATCGACGAATCGTATGCGCCCGATCCAACGGCGCCCAGTAACGAACTCGAAGCCTATCTCAAAGATCCCATCACCACGCTCTCGGCCGTAGATGTCGTGACCATTGGTTCGGGTGCCACGCTGCAGGAAGCAGTGGACCTGATGAACAGCAAGCGCATCGGCGCCCTACTGGTCGTCGATGGCGGCAAGATCACCGGTATCTTTACCGAGCGCGACGTGCTCACCAAGATCGTCGGACGCCAGCTCAAGCTGAGCGAGCACAAGGTCGGTGATTACATGACGAAGGACCCCGAGACCCTGCCGGAATCGGCGATCGTGGCCTTTGCGCTCAATAAGATGGTTGTCGGCGGATTCCGTCACGTGCCCATTGTGGACAAGAACGGCAAGGCCACCGGCATTGTGAGCATGCGTGAGATCATGGACCATCTGGTGGACCACTTCTCCGAAGTCATTCTCAACCTGCCGCCCGAGCCGGACCTGGCATTCCGTGGTCGTGACGGAGGCTGAGCCAAGTCAGCAATAAAAAAAGCCCGCCGGAAGGCGGGCTTTTTTGTGTTCGCTTGCGGGGCTTACTGGACGGTCCAGGTCTCGGAATCCATGAGCAGGTCGCGGATCTCTCCGACACCCTTCTTCTGCACGGCTTCTTCTTCCTGATCGAGCAGCATCTCGTGATAGGCCGGGCGGCGGATGGCGCGGATGACGCCGAGCGGAACCGGATACTCGGGCGCGTGCATGCGGCTGAGTAGCATGGAGAGCGCCGGGTCCGGGTCGGACTCGTTGTGGACGAGCAGGTCGCTCTCGCTCACACCGTCGCCGAGCTGCACGACTTCGAGCTTGGTGCCGCGGATGCGGATGCCCTTGTCACTGTCCTTGCCGAAGATCATCGGCTTACCGTCTTCGAGGATCAGCGACATATCGTCCCGCACGCTACGGTCGGTCACGTCCTTGAACGCACCATCGTTGAAGATCACGCAGTTCTGGTAGATCTCAATGATGGCCGAGCCCTTGTGGTCGGCGGCGCGGCGAAGCATCTCGGCCAGGTGCTTGGGATTGGTGTCCACCGTGCGGGCCACGAAGGTCGCTTCAGAGGCCAGCGCCAGGGG
This genomic interval from Chrysiogenia bacterium contains the following:
- a CDS encoding 2-oxoacid:ferredoxin oxidoreductase subunit beta is translated as MSEEAVKLDRKDFVSDQDVRWCPGCGDYSILAQVQKVLPELGIARENFAFISGIGCSSRFPYYMNTYGFHTIHGRAPALASGVKIANPNLQVWVITGDGDGLSIGGNHLIHALRRNMDLKILLFNNEIYGLTKGQYSPTSEMGKKTKSTPMGSVDYPIQPVPLALASEATFVARTVDTNPKHLAEMLRRAADHKGSAIIEIYQNCVIFNDGAFKDVTDRSVRDDMSLILEDGKPMIFGKDSDKGIRIRGTKLEVVQLGDGVSESDLLVHNESDPDPALSMLLSRMHAPEYPVPLGVIRAIRRPAYHEMLLDQEEEAVQKKGVGEIRDLLMDSETWTVQ
- the purN gene encoding phosphoribosylglycinamide formyltransferase; its protein translation is MVKLRVAVLASGSGSNFQAMLDSAALTEAGAQIVCLLCNVPGARVLERAAGAKIPTEIVSHKDYAAREEFDAAVVERLRAYAPDLIALAGYMRMLSPVFLRAFPDKVINIHPALLPAFPGVHGIKDAWDYGVKVTGVSVHFVDEGMDTGPIIAQQALAIEEGESLDALEARIHKIEHTLYPRVIADFARGRIRREGRRVIVEK
- a CDS encoding phosphoribosylformylglycinamidine cyclo-ligase, producing MAQAKKTTRKSPSRRPAKRLSYADAGVSIETGDAFIGKIAPLAKATRRPEVLAPLGGFGSLFAIPKGYRDPVLVSGTDGVGTKLKLAFEMNKHDTIGIDLVAMCVNDIVVQGAEPLFFLDYFSTGKLKPAIGTQVVKGIAKGCKLSGCALVGGETAEMPGMYAPGEYDLAGFSVGIAERKQLLPAKAMRAGDVVIGLASSGVHSNGFSLVRKIIETRGLSLKKPLRPGAKKTLGQYLLEPTKIYVPLALELHRKGLAKGFAHITGGGLIGNLPRVLPGSLKARVTRGAWPRSPLFEFLQEQGNVADAEMLKTFNCGVGFTIIAAEKDAPKILALCKAHKTPAWIIGDLARRKSGDEAFEITW
- a CDS encoding enoyl-CoA hydratase/isomerase family protein, with product MSYEHLELQIEGGIALVTLNRPQALNALNKPLHEEIQKAFGELSKDESLRAVIVTGAGEKAFAAGADIEYMKGMGESEGTDWGKVGHATMNAIAACPRPTIAAVNGFALGGGLEVALACDILLASSKAKLGLPEVTLGLIPGWGGTQRLARRVGPGRAKQLVFSGNHIKADEALAIGLADAVIAPEDLMSEARKLAETIASRGPEAIRFAKQAIDTGMREGFQAGLDRELALFGKCFTTADTAEGIDAFLSKRKADFQGK
- a CDS encoding CBS domain-containing protein, translated to MIEESLEEIDESYAPDPTAPSNELEAYLKDPITTLSAVDVVTIGSGATLQEAVDLMNSKRIGALLVVDGGKITGIFTERDVLTKIVGRQLKLSEHKVGDYMTKDPETLPESAIVAFALNKMVVGGFRHVPIVDKNGKATGIVSMREIMDHLVDHFSEVILNLPPEPDLAFRGRDGG